The Gordonia mangrovi genome includes the window CGTCGTCGGCGGCACGGTCGGTGAAGGTGAACACGACACGCTCCTTTCCGGCGACGACAGCGAGATCGGGATCGGGATCGGGTTGGTGGGGAATCGAACTGCTGTCAGAGTATCGGGTGGGTCCGACAGTTTCGGTGGGCTGCGGGTGGGGTGTGGATTGATTGGTCGTTGAGGTGTTGGGTTCAGGATATCGGTGGGGTGTGACAATTCCGTTCGGGGTGACATTGCCTGCGGGACAATGCTCGTGGACTGTCTGTCTCGGCTGGTGGTGGTCTCGATACGACCTCGGCTAGCGCCTCGGCCTACTCGACCACCAGGAGGGCTGGCGCCTCGGTCTACTCGACCACCAGAACGTTCGGCGGCGGGGATCAATTGGTGGGGAATCGAACTGCTACCAGAGTATCCGGTGGGTCCGACAGTTTCGGTGGGCTGCGGGTGGGGTGTGGATGAGTTGTTCGTTCGGTGTCGGGTTCAGGATATCGGTGGGGTGTGACAATTCCGTTCGGGGTGACATAGCCTGCGGGCCAATGCTCGTGGCCAGTTCGTCTCGGGTGGTGATGGTCTCGATACGACCTCGGCTAGCGCCTCGGCCTACTCGACCACCAGAAAGGCTGGCGCCTCGGTCTACTCGACCACCAGAAGGGCGCCGTCACCCGAGCAAACGCCAGAGACCGATCAGGCCGACCACCACGATGACGGCTCGCAGCGCGGCCGGCGACAGGCGTCGTCCGTAACGGGCGCCGATGACGCCGCCGAGCAGTGAACCAACGGCGATGACCGCGGCGGCGGCCCAATCGATCCGGTCGAAGGCGACGAGGGTGTAGACCACGCCCGCAACGACATTCACCACCAGGGACAGCAGGTTCTTGGCGGCATTCATGCGTTGCAGATGGTCGGGCACCACGATACCGAGCACTCCCATCAACATGATTCCCTGCGCGGCAGTGAAATACCCGCCGTATACGCCCACCGCGAAGGTGGCGATCACCATGAGGGCGATACGCGTTCTGCTCAATTTCGCGACATGGTGCCCCGGACCGACCGAACGTCGACCGACCCACTTCTGAATCCGTGGCTGGGCCACCACCAGGATCAGCGCCGCGATGAGGAGCACGGGGACGACCGATTCGAAGACGGTTTCGGGGAGGTGCAACAGCAGCCAGCAACCCAGGATCGCGCCGGTGAACGACGCAGGGATCTGCCAGCGCAATTGCGTCCACTGCCCGGCCAACTCCCGGCGGTACCCCCACGTCCCGGACACGCCACCGGCGACGAGACCGACCGCATTGGACATCGTCGCGGTCACCGGTGGAACGCCGAAGGCGACGAGCGTGGGGAAGGTGATGAGTGTCCCGCTGCCGACCACCGTGTTGATGGCGCCCGCGCCGACACCGGCGAGGAGTACAGCCAGCAATTCCCATGTCGTCACACATCGAGCCTGCCCCAGAGCGCCACGACCACCCTGGGCGGGTCGAGCAGCACCATTAAGCTCGAGGTATGAGCACAACAGATGAGGTAGTCGAACAGATCCTGAGTACGTACGACACCATCACCGTGGTGGGAGCCAGCGCCAACCCCGCGAAGGCTGCCAACGATGTCCCGGCCTATATGCAGCAGCATGGCTGGCGCATCATCCCGGTGAATCCGCACGCAGACGAGATCGTCGGGGAGAAGGTGTACCGCAGCCTCGCCGACATCCCCGAGCAGGTGGGTCTCGTCGACGTGTTCCGGCCGTCCCACGACGCCCCCGAGGTCGCGCGTCAGGCGGTCGCAGCCGGGGCGAGCGCGATCTGGCTGCAACTCGGCATCGCCTCCGCGGAGGCGCGAGCCATCGCCGAGGACGCCGGACTCCTCTACGTCGAAGACCGCTGCCTCATCATCGAACAGCGCCGCACCGGACTGGCCCCCACCAAGTCCTGACGTCGGGACCCGGTGGTGG containing:
- a CDS encoding sulfite exporter TauE/SafE family protein — its product is MTTWELLAVLLAGVGAGAINTVVGSGTLITFPTLVAFGVPPVTATMSNAVGLVAGGVSGTWGYRRELAGQWTQLRWQIPASFTGAILGCWLLLHLPETVFESVVPVLLIAALILVVAQPRIQKWVGRRSVGPGHHVAKLSRTRIALMVIATFAVGVYGGYFTAAQGIMLMGVLGIVVPDHLQRMNAAKNLLSLVVNVVAGVVYTLVAFDRIDWAAAAVIAVGSLLGGVIGARYGRRLSPAALRAVIVVVGLIGLWRLLG
- a CDS encoding CoA-binding protein; protein product: MSTTDEVVEQILSTYDTITVVGASANPAKAANDVPAYMQQHGWRIIPVNPHADEIVGEKVYRSLADIPEQVGLVDVFRPSHDAPEVARQAVAAGASAIWLQLGIASAEARAIAEDAGLLYVEDRCLIIEQRRTGLAPTKS